From the genome of Oncorhynchus masou masou isolate Uvic2021 chromosome 15, UVic_Omas_1.1, whole genome shotgun sequence:
TGGCTCCGAAGCTTATGCCTGTCTTCAGTTTTTTGCTCAGGGACTTGCAGTACTTGGTCTCGGCGCTGATCGTGACACCTTTGATGGTGCCACTGGCTTCCACCCCCAGACAGTTGCTgacagaatggagggagaggCCGCTCATGGCCATCTTACAGGTGCGTATGGCTGTGGTGGAGTGCACCCGGCCCCCCAGTTGCACGTTGCGGATGTAGTGGGTGCCATAGATGGAGATGAATCGGCTGTAGTTAGGGTTGGTGTTTGTGGTGTACTTGCTGGGCAGGTTTTTTAGGGAGTCCTGAAACTCCTGGCTCAGAGGGGGTTGGGTTCGGATGCGAAAgctaaggacagagagagaggtatgatgaATAAAAACAACTTCAACAACATGGAGAACACTGTTTTTTGTCCCGTACACAATTTATATAAATAGCTGTCagcttttttttgttgctttagCCCGCCTTAATTTACATCCTATGGCACTAAAATCAAAATTTCCACTCACGTGTAATATTTGCATTTGAATTCATGGCTGGTAAAAGAGAACTTGTCATTAGTGGAGTGGCCTCTGGCGAACATGGCAGTTTTGGAGTGTGTGCCTCCAACAGCAACCCCAGCAATGCCCCGAATTCCCAGGCCAGCCTTCCAGCTGATGCTGGCAGCGTTAGCGGTCTCCTTTAGAACGGAGGTGCTCGACTCATACATCTGGCTGCTGAGGCTCCGACGACACTTCACCTTTGTGCGCCAGTCCAGTACGGAGAGCGGTAACTTCTGGACCTGGCTGTCCATCAGAGTGTTGGTGCACAGGGTGCAGTTACCGTCGTGCCCACCCACCATGAACTTCTGCACATCCACCACAAAGGCGCCGGAGGTCTGCATCTTGACGATGTTGAAACCCTCTCCGACCAGGTTGTGGCCGGGGACGAACGGAGCCTTCTGGCATTCGGTGAAGGAGCCAGTGTGGCAGCCGTGACAcacggggaggaagaggaggaagagtagaAGGTTGACAGGCATGGCAGGTGCTGGGAAGAGAGACATTTGGCAAATGTGGTGTGACAAAGGCAGGGGATAGACATAGAAAGAATATCATGAGGGATTTTAGAAATAAAGTTATACGATTTTGCAATTGCCGTCCCACTGGGCAAAGACGTCACATCAACATCACAAAAACGGGTGTATTTACTACATTTGGGTGTATTAATAAAGGACAAAATCTATAAAATGTCTCAGGTCACTGTGAAAACCACACGGAAGTTCAGGCATTCCAAGTTTTGTATTTCCCACATTGCCTTTAAAAGGTCACTAAAGTTAATGAATTGGAAAACAACATAACATAAATCATACATTGGATATAAGAGGAGTTACTGATGCAAACATCTTGGATTCAGATCTAAAGCCACGCAAAGGTTGACATTTAATGGGAAGAGTttgctgtacatactgtatgagaGAATCATTTTGATAAAGTATATTTTAAAATCATTTTCAACGTGAATATAAGTTATTTTATGTTTCATGTTACTTTGAGGAGCAAATGGATTGTTATTTGATTTACTGATCTGCCATCATATCCTAAAGAGGACTTTctagtaataaataaatacatgattTAGTACTAACATTGTTTCTCTATCTCTCAATTTCTCCGTACTGTGCAACAATGATTACAGTATTCATACTCTTCACTGACTGAATGGTGCTCTCATTTGAGCGGTCTTTGATCATCCAAATACCTAAACCTTATATTAGGCAGTATGGTCTTTTGGACAATCAAGCTCTTTTAATTCTCTGGATTGTTATCATTTCTCTTATTAACTGTTGGAAATAGTCAAGTGAGTTAACAATAGTTCAAGGGTTCACAATAGTGACTATATGACCATCATATAGATGACGAAAATAGAACTGAAATTCAGAATAACGTCACTTAATTTTGAATACTTTATATCAAGTGTGATGATTCATAGTGCATATAGTGCATTTTCTACAAGAGGAATGCAATCAAATTATTTGGACTCACCTTACACAGAGATGTTGGTATTTTGAGGTGAAATATATTGGACAGTAAACATACTTATATCTTTATATACCAACATTCAGATTGGTGAATGGGGAGTGGCTAACAGAGATATACCCATTTATGGAGTAGCCTGTGACAAACCAAACCACCaactaagcacacacacacacacacacacacactttctcacaACCTCTAACACCCAAATATACCCATACACACAACGCAAATACAAGGGGACAGGCAAacttctttaaaaaataaatgttttagcaCAATTTGTCAAACCACGACACACAATTAGCACAACCCTACACCAAAGTAGCACAACACTTCAGATCATTTGCAAAATGGAACCCTTTTTTCAAAACTATACACAACTTCATAAAAAAATTATTTTGTTACCAcgaaacacacacatttcatatTCAATCTTTTTGAACCAGTTACACACTGCTGGTGCTAACCTAAAATACTTTTAGCAAGTCTAATTGTCAGTGATTAGAGTACTGTAAATTAAGTACACAGAGAAAGTGcaactatacacacactacacaagaCCAATGCTGCAGACTGAGGAAAATGTAATTTATTTCTCTCCATATACCCAAATCAGTCAACATGTCAACATGaagaaacacaacaaaacatgtcccagtttTCATGCTACTACAGTAGTGTGCATAACACTTAGCTAAGCAAACAGACAAAATACTGTATCCAGTACAGGTTACAATTAcaataaataacaacaacaacaaacataaaAAATAATCTGAAAAAAAAACTGACAATATTGTAcagaaaatactacagtaaacaTACTATACATCATCTCTTCGCCTAGCTGGATCTGGCCAGAGAACTTCATCAAGATCACAAGCAATATCGTCATTAGCAAGACAACGCGGGAAGAACCATCTTGAATGTCGAATCCATCCTTGCACAGCTGCGGCGTCGACTTGGTCACAGGCgtcctccatggcctgaatgaggggtacctgagcctggggctggagatcataaaccttcctggcctgaatgaggggtacctgagcctggggctggagatcataaaccttcctggcctgaatgagcctggggctggagatcgtaaaccttcctggccctgagcctggggctggagatcgtaaaccttcctggcctgaatgaggggtacctgagcctggggctggagatcgtaaaccttcctggcctgaatgaggggtacctgagcctggggctggagatcgtaaaccttcctggcctgaatgaggggtacctgagcctggggctggagatcgtaaaccttcctggcctgaatgaggggtacctgagcctggggctggagatcgtaaaccttcctggcctgaatgaggggtacctgagcctggggctggagatcgtaaaccttcctggcctgaatgaggggtacctgagcctggggctggagatcataaaccttcctggcctgaatgaggggtacctgagcctggggctggagatcataaaccttcctggcctgaatgaggggtacctgccTGGGGCtggtaaaccttcctggcctgaatgaggggtacctgagatcataaaccttcctggcctgaatgaggggccTGGGGCTGGgggagatcataaaccttcctggcctgaatgaggggtacctgagcctggggctggagatcgtaaaccttcctggcctgaatgaggggtacctgagcctggggctggagatcataaaccttcctggcctgaatgaggggtacctgagcctggggctggagatcataaaccttcctggcctgaatgaccTTCctggggtacctgagcctggggctggagatcgtaaaccttcctggcctgaatgaggggccATGGGCAGAGAACAACTCTTCGACAGGGTTTAGAAACAGAGAGTATGGTGGAAGGTAtagtactgtcaactgtggatggTGTTGAAACCAGTTCTGGACCAAAGCAGAGTGGTGGAAAGACACATTGTCCCAGATGACCGTGTATTGCATCTGGTGCATTTCATTACCTGCTGTGACGATGTGGTGCAATCGGTCCAAAAATGTGAGAATGTGTTGTAAGGGCCCATTTTGGCATGACGAAGGACAACCCCATGCTGTGAAATGGCAGCGTAAAGGGTGATGTCACCCCCACGTTGCCCTGGGACATTGATTATAGCCCTGTGGCCAATGATATTTCTGCCTCTCCTTCTTGCTTTTGTGAGGTTGAACCCTGCCTCATCAATATATATGAATTCATGCAGGATTTCCTCAGCATCCATCTGCAAAACTCCCTGAAATACAGTGAAAGACAAGATTGTGTAGTTCAG
Proteins encoded in this window:
- the LOC135555791 gene encoding perforin-1-like isoform X2; this translates as MPVNLLLFLLFLPVCHGCHTGSFTECQKAPFVPGHNLVGEGFNIVKMQTSGAFVVDVQKFMVGGHDGNCTLCTNTLMDSQVQKLPLSVLDWRTKVKCRRSLSSQMYESSTSVLKETANAASISWKAGLGIRGIAGVAVGGTHSKTAMFARGHSTNDKFSFTSHEFKCKYYTFRIRTQPPLSQEFQDSLKNLPSKYTTNTNPNYSRFISIYGTHYIRNVQLGGRVHSTTAIRTCKMAMSGLSLHSVSNCLGVEASGTIKGVTISAETKYCKSLSKKLKTGISFGATFSDRVTEVQGGNGEVEDILFKPDEKSGYKTWLKSLKKVPGVVSYQLSSLHFLARDNPILKANLRNAIRDYIQNYSVSTSCPSACKTGRRNKGCACICSGHRNVDSNCCSSKPGVARMNVTVVRATGLWGDYFSKTDGYVKVLYGKQGGSTPVIWDNDFPYWNYRIQYGTVDLKKPCALRCGTATTDGTITC
- the LOC135555791 gene encoding perforin-1-like isoform X1, whose amino-acid sequence is MPVNLLLFLLFLPVCHGCHTGSFTECQKAPFVPGHNLVGEGFNIVKMQTSGAFVVDVQKFMVGGHDGNCTLCTNTLMDSQVQKLPLSVLDWRTKVKCRRSLSSQMYESSTSVLKETANAASISWKAGLGIRGIAGVAVGGTHSKTAMFARGHSTNDKFSFTSHEFKCKYYTFRIRTQPPLSQEFQDSLKNLPSKYTTNTNPNYSRFISIYGTHYIRNVQLGGRVHSTTAIRTCKMAMSGLSLHSVSNCLGVEASGTIKGVTISAETKYCKSLSKKLKTGISFGATFSDRVTEVQGGNGEVEDILFKPDEKSGYKTWLKSLKKVPGVVSYQLSSLHFLARDNPILKANLRNAIRDYIQNYSVSTSCPSACKTGRRNKGCACICSGHRNVDSNCCSSKPGVARMNVTVVRATGLWGDYFSKTDGYVKVLYGKQGGSTPVIWDNDFPYWNYRIQYGTVDLKSKQTLRFEVWDRDNRWNDNLLGKGSITPQRGMNVKQSFKLKHGTFYVSLSVVCGPSLKGAFCDQYAPSPGSQGRLSYAHDWDRETETLPTLFQGSHSTRNRTFL